A single genomic interval of Eurosta solidaginis isolate ZX-2024a chromosome 3, ASM4086904v1, whole genome shotgun sequence harbors:
- the LOC137244769 gene encoding protein transport protein Sec24D-like encodes MPRIYSWHLLLMAFMMPPTLPGQTPMLSQPPKPCQPQYPDTSGRLGYNQPPEPVTGKYQQPQQYDQAQRRLDPDQMPNPISVIIENQNSAGGAFITNAQGLLPPLVTTKYVVEDQGNSSPRYVRSSLYCIHATADLLKTTALSIKLTASPMARTVEGEYEPPIVNFGELGAIRSNRCKAQ; translated from the exons atgccgcggatatattcttggcacttgttattgatggcttttatgatgccaccaacactacctggacagacgccaatgctcagtcaaccacccaagccgtgtcaaccccaatacccggacacgtccggacgtcttggttataat caaccacctgaacctgttactggtaaatatcaacagccgcaacagtatgatcaagcccaacgccgtttagatcccgatcagatgccaaatccgataagcgttatcattgaaaatcaaaatagcgctggtggtgcttttattactaatgctcagggtttattaccaccattggtgaccacaaaatatgtggtagaagatcagggtaactcatcgccacgttacgttag gtcgtctttgtattgcatacatgcaacagctgatttattaaaaacaacagctttgtccattaaacTTACCGCctcaccaatggcacgaacggttgagggtgaatatgagccacccattgtaaattttggtgaattgggtgcaattagatctaatcgttgcaaggctcaatag